A region from the Planctomycetota bacterium genome encodes:
- a CDS encoding amidohydrolase has translation MRIPAFGLLLVAACSAPAQAPPEPADLVVRNGRILTVDGAFTVAQAFAVREGRFVYVGTDEGVRRYIGPSTRILDAAGRSVVPGLIDTHVHALGVAAQEAAEPFAPLSSIAEVQDWVRRKAASLPDGEWIRIPRSYPTRLREKRFPTREELDAAAPRHPAVFDGAYAQVVNSEGLRRLGISRDTPSPPEGEIVKDSRGEPTGLLRNLRSLIFRRLPTRPVSEDEILRRLEEVHLKYLEVGITSVAERAASLEGYGRYRRLKEEGRLRVRAEVTILLDSGGSAEGAERFIRSLPFRPREGDDWLRVGPLKITVDGGILIGTAYLREPYGPGAARLYAVTDPTYRGTLTLSPAQVRDLIRTGHRLGWPMSAHVTGDAGVDLVLDAVEAAAAEAPFRGRPFTLIHAYFPDAALVRRAARLGVRVDTQPAWFYKDGDALREALGEERLARFLGLRAWLDGGVTVAINTDHMFGLDPDGAMNPFNPFLTMDVAIRRTTEGGRVIAPEQGVTRPEALRMMTIDAARLLGEEDRRGSIEPGKLADFAILSGDFLGCPPERFRKLRAEVTAVGGRVAFER, from the coding sequence ATGAGAATTCCCGCCTTCGGCCTGCTCCTCGTCGCCGCGTGCTCCGCTCCCGCCCAGGCCCCGCCGGAGCCGGCCGACCTCGTCGTGCGGAACGGACGAATCCTCACCGTGGACGGCGCCTTCACCGTGGCGCAGGCGTTCGCGGTCCGCGAAGGCCGGTTCGTCTACGTGGGCACCGACGAAGGCGTCCGGCGATACATCGGCCCTTCCACACGGATTCTCGACGCGGCCGGGCGGAGCGTCGTCCCGGGCCTTATCGACACGCACGTCCACGCCCTGGGGGTCGCCGCCCAGGAGGCCGCGGAACCGTTCGCCCCGCTTTCCTCGATCGCGGAGGTCCAGGACTGGGTTCGCCGCAAGGCCGCTTCCCTCCCGGACGGCGAATGGATCCGGATCCCCCGCTCCTATCCCACGCGTCTGCGCGAGAAACGCTTTCCCACCCGGGAGGAGCTCGACGCCGCCGCCCCCCGGCATCCCGCGGTCTTCGACGGCGCGTACGCCCAGGTGGTCAACTCCGAGGGGCTGCGCCGGCTGGGCATCTCGCGGGATACGCCTTCCCCGCCAGAGGGCGAGATCGTGAAGGACTCCCGGGGCGAGCCCACGGGCCTCCTCCGGAATCTGCGGAGCCTCATCTTCCGCCGGCTTCCCACCCGTCCCGTCTCCGAAGACGAGATCCTCCGCCGCCTGGAGGAGGTGCATCTCAAATACCTCGAGGTGGGAATCACGAGCGTGGCGGAACGGGCGGCTTCGCTCGAAGGGTACGGGCGCTACCGCCGGCTCAAGGAGGAAGGGCGACTCCGCGTGCGCGCCGAGGTGACGATCCTCCTGGATTCCGGGGGCTCCGCGGAAGGGGCGGAGCGCTTCATCCGATCGCTGCCGTTCCGCCCCCGCGAGGGGGACGACTGGCTGCGCGTGGGCCCGCTCAAGATCACGGTGGACGGCGGGATCCTGATCGGGACGGCCTACCTGCGGGAACCCTACGGACCCGGAGCGGCGCGGCTCTATGCCGTCACGGATCCGACCTACCGCGGGACGCTGACGCTCTCGCCCGCGCAGGTCCGCGACCTTATCCGCACGGGACACCGGCTGGGCTGGCCCATGTCCGCGCACGTGACGGGCGACGCGGGGGTGGATCTCGTTCTCGACGCCGTGGAGGCCGCGGCCGCGGAGGCGCCGTTCCGCGGCCGGCCGTTCACGCTCATCCACGCCTACTTCCCCGACGCCGCCCTGGTCCGTCGCGCGGCGCGCCTCGGAGTGCGCGTGGACACCCAACCGGCGTGGTTCTACAAGGACGGCGACGCCCTGCGCGAGGCCCTCGGAGAGGAACGCCTGGCGCGCTTCCTCGGCCTGCGCGCCTGGCTCGACGGCGGAGTCACGGTCGCCATCAACACGGATCACATGTTCGGTCTGGACCCGGACGGGGCGATGAACCCGTTCAACCCGTTCCTCACGATGGACGTGGCGATCCGGCGGACGACCGAAGGGGGCCGCGTGATCGCCCCCGAGCAGGGCGTCACCCGCCCGGAGGCGCTTCGGATGATGACGATCGACGCGGCGCGGCTTCTCGGCGAGGAGGACCGCCGCGGCTCGATCGAGCCCGGCAAGCTCGCCGACTTCGCGATCCTCTCCGGGGACTTCCTCGGGTGTCCGCCCGAACGGTTCCGCAAGCTCCGGGCGGAGGTCACGGCCGTCGGCGGCCGCGTCGCCTTCGAACGGTAG